In the genome of Actinomycetota bacterium, one region contains:
- a CDS encoding ATP-binding cassette domain-containing protein translates to MSPITEAPIIEAAGLTKAYGTTQALAGLDLVAEPGQVLAVLGPNGAGKTTFIRSVATLVRPDGGTLRVAGHDVFKEPEYVRSMVGLAGQYAAVEPTMTGRENLRMVARLFGQSRSQALASTDSVLEQMGLTDAADRLVRTYSGGMRRKLDLGASLVGVPRLLLLDEPTTGLDPRARIDLWEAIRRLVEQGTDVLLTTQYLDEADHLASRIVIIDHGKAVAAGTPSELKQRAGRSVVEVHVRDAADLPGVAAAMATLSNGEPAIDEATRRVSVSVAAGTDQLIADLPKLYAVGGALEDIAVRHPKLDEVFLALTGQTLDNPAANGNGKGRSGGGRGGRGGRRKARRAEHAA, encoded by the coding sequence GTGAGCCCGATCACCGAAGCCCCGATCATCGAAGCCGCCGGCCTGACCAAGGCCTACGGCACGACCCAGGCCCTCGCCGGGCTGGACCTGGTCGCCGAGCCGGGCCAGGTGCTGGCGGTCCTGGGCCCGAACGGGGCAGGCAAGACCACGTTCATCCGCTCGGTGGCCACCCTGGTGCGGCCCGACGGCGGCACCCTGCGGGTGGCCGGCCACGACGTCTTCAAGGAGCCCGAGTACGTGCGCTCGATGGTGGGCCTGGCCGGCCAGTACGCCGCCGTCGAGCCCACGATGACCGGGCGGGAGAACCTGCGGATGGTGGCCCGGTTGTTCGGCCAGTCCCGCTCCCAGGCCCTGGCGAGCACCGACTCCGTCCTTGAGCAGATGGGCCTGACCGATGCAGCCGACCGCCTGGTCCGCACGTACTCCGGGGGCATGCGGCGCAAGCTCGACCTGGGTGCCAGCCTCGTGGGCGTCCCCCGGCTGCTCCTCCTCGACGAGCCCACCACCGGGCTCGACCCCCGGGCGCGCATCGACCTGTGGGAGGCCATCCGCCGCCTGGTCGAGCAGGGCACCGATGTGCTGCTCACCACCCAGTACCTGGACGAGGCCGACCACCTGGCCAGCCGCATCGTCATCATCGACCACGGCAAGGCGGTCGCCGCCGGCACCCCCAGCGAGCTGAAGCAGCGGGCGGGCCGCAGCGTGGTGGAGGTCCACGTCCGGGACGCCGCCGACCTGCCCGGCGTCGCCGCCGCCATGGCCACCCTGAGCAACGGGGAGCCCGCCATCGACGAGGCCACCCGTCGGGTGAGCGTCAGCGTGGCGGCCGGCACCGACCAGCTGATCGCCGACCTGCCCAAGCTCTACGCCGTCGGCGGGGCGCTGGAGGACATCGCCGTGCGCCACCCGAAGCTGGACGAGGTGTTCCTCGCCCTCACCGGCCAGACCCTGGACAACCCCGCTGCCAACGGCAACGGCAAGGGGCGCAGCGGGGGAGGCCGGGGCGGCCGGGGCGGCAGGCGCAAGGCCCGCCGCGCCGAGCATGCCGCCTGA
- a CDS encoding ABC transporter permease: MAIRAATPDLVRPASVPSAHQAGLGVSTLEIARRGILKFLRTPQLVVVGTLQGAMFLLLFRYVFGGAISAGGLSYVDFLVPGFIATSVLFGGMGSAAAVAEDLQQGFVDRLRSLPIPRSAALTGRVLADLGILAWSLVITTVIGFLVGFRLHGSVPAAVGALGLCLIFGIAFDWLFIALGMISGTPQAAQGIGFMVFPFTFVSSAYVPVSSMPGWMQSFAANQPITMMVDAVRALTLGSGAKAALGHPTGYFVVRALIWSAALVVAFAPLAVARYRKA; this comes from the coding sequence ATGGCTATTCGAGCTGCAACGCCGGACCTCGTACGCCCGGCCTCGGTGCCCTCGGCCCACCAGGCGGGCCTCGGGGTCAGCACGCTGGAGATCGCCCGCCGGGGCATCCTGAAGTTCCTCCGCACCCCGCAGCTGGTCGTGGTCGGCACGCTGCAGGGGGCGATGTTCCTCCTGTTGTTCCGCTACGTCTTCGGCGGCGCCATCTCGGCCGGCGGCCTCAGCTACGTCGACTTCCTGGTGCCCGGCTTTATCGCCACCTCGGTGCTGTTCGGGGGCATGGGCTCGGCGGCGGCGGTGGCCGAGGACCTGCAGCAGGGCTTCGTGGACCGGCTCCGCTCCCTGCCGATCCCCCGCTCCGCCGCCCTCACCGGCCGGGTGCTTGCCGACCTCGGCATCCTGGCGTGGAGCCTGGTGATCACCACCGTCATCGGCTTCCTGGTGGGCTTCCGCCTGCACGGCTCGGTGCCCGCGGCCGTGGGGGCCCTCGGGCTGTGCCTGATCTTCGGGATCGCCTTCGACTGGCTGTTCATCGCCCTGGGCATGATCTCGGGCACGCCGCAGGCCGCCCAGGGGATCGGGTTCATGGTGTTCCCGTTCACCTTCGTCTCCAGCGCCTACGTGCCGGTGTCCTCGATGCCCGGCTGGATGCAGAGCTTCGCCGCCAACCAGCCGATCACGATGATGGTGGACGCCGTGCGGGCACTGACCCTCGGCTCGGGGGCGAAGGCTGCCCTCGGCCACCCGACCGGCTACTTCGTGGTGCGGGCGCTGATCTGGTCGGCCGCCCTCGTGGTCGCCTTCGCCCCGCTGGCGGTGGCCAGGTACCGCAAGGCGTAG
- a CDS encoding ribbon-helix-helix protein, CopG family has product MTMLSFRIDDADAEAVRTWSERLGIDRSELVREAVRRHLLRLAAEQDAARWEARPLEDGERALASVAEWGPAEDWSDWPGDAHAAG; this is encoded by the coding sequence ATGACGATGCTCAGCTTCAGGATCGACGATGCCGATGCCGAGGCTGTCCGGACGTGGTCCGAGCGCCTCGGCATCGATCGTTCCGAGCTCGTCCGGGAGGCGGTCCGACGGCATCTGCTCCGCCTCGCCGCCGAGCAGGATGCCGCCCGCTGGGAGGCTCGGCCCCTGGAGGACGGGGAGCGGGCCCTCGCCAGCGTGGCCGAGTGGGGTCCCGCCGAGGATTGGTCGGACTGGCCCGGGGACGCCCATGCAGCGGGGTGA
- a CDS encoding type II toxin-antitoxin system PemK/MazF family toxin, whose amino-acid sequence MQRGEIWFAATPGGDRPVLVLTRDPVADRIGAVVVAALTRTERGLVSELRLTPALDQVPTECVVNFDNLHTLPRQVFRRKVTALSASRLAEACRVLAAATDC is encoded by the coding sequence ATGCAGCGGGGTGAGATCTGGTTCGCCGCCACCCCCGGCGGCGATCGCCCGGTACTGGTGTTGACCCGGGACCCGGTCGCCGACCGTATCGGCGCCGTTGTCGTCGCAGCCCTGACCCGGACCGAGCGGGGCCTGGTCTCCGAGCTTCGCCTGACACCCGCCCTCGACCAGGTGCCCACCGAGTGCGTCGTGAACTTCGACAACCTGCACACCCTGCCGCGGCAGGTGTTCCGGCGGAAGGTGACCGCCCTTTCCGCCTCCCGCCTGGCCGAGGCCTGCCGGGTGCTCGCCGCCGCGACCGACTGCTGA
- a CDS encoding ABC transporter substrate-binding protein, which produces MGNGQGRAAVTTIRQGLGERFPHPARTGLALFAAVALVLTACGKKASSTNTGTDYTGKTIKLGAVLSLTGAGSIYGPQQKNGIMLAEEQLNASKVNGGQISVDIRDDASDKDQGAQQFQELIQQGQVDGIIGPTLSNTAVGAHPVADAAMTPVIAPSNTGNGIVGNCPYDCKWIFRDSLGEAAAIPANLKVFIQQHSPHTVALAFTNDDKFSSDGAGIFRAAFTADGIKEVAAESFPKATTDFSTYVTDMVGKKPDFVVISGVGAVPPKLIVELRTQHYTGPILGGNGFNSSSVSAQAGAGGLGAQSGSAWFLGTTTTVNTAFVNAYKAKYNANPDQFAAQAYTAVELFAAAAKKASLKFTSVAADRSALKNALGSVSLDTPLGPFSFTSDHDVHQPIYVVAMDGKGGFTLVSTVQPS; this is translated from the coding sequence ATGGGGAATGGGCAGGGCAGGGCCGCCGTCACGACCATCCGGCAGGGGCTGGGGGAGCGCTTCCCTCATCCCGCCCGCACCGGCCTGGCGCTGTTCGCCGCCGTGGCCCTCGTCCTCACCGCCTGCGGTAAGAAGGCCAGCTCGACGAACACCGGTACGGACTACACCGGCAAGACCATCAAGCTCGGCGCCGTGCTGTCGCTCACCGGGGCGGGGTCGATCTACGGCCCGCAGCAGAAGAACGGCATCATGCTCGCCGAGGAGCAGTTGAACGCCTCCAAGGTCAACGGCGGCCAGATCAGCGTCGACATCCGGGACGACGCCTCGGACAAGGACCAGGGCGCCCAGCAGTTCCAGGAGCTGATCCAGCAGGGCCAGGTGGACGGCATCATCGGCCCGACGCTGTCCAACACCGCGGTCGGCGCCCACCCGGTGGCCGACGCCGCCATGACCCCGGTGATCGCCCCCTCGAACACCGGCAACGGCATCGTGGGCAACTGCCCCTACGACTGCAAGTGGATCTTCCGCGACAGCCTCGGTGAGGCAGCCGCCATCCCGGCCAACCTCAAGGTCTTCATCCAGCAGCACTCGCCGCACACTGTCGCCCTCGCCTTCACCAACGACGACAAGTTCTCCTCGGACGGCGCCGGGATCTTCAGGGCCGCCTTCACCGCCGACGGGATCAAAGAGGTCGCCGCGGAGTCGTTCCCCAAGGCCACCACCGACTTCTCCACCTACGTCACCGACATGGTGGGCAAGAAGCCCGACTTCGTGGTCATCTCCGGCGTTGGCGCCGTGCCGCCGAAGCTCATCGTCGAGCTCCGCACCCAGCACTACACCGGCCCGATCCTGGGCGGCAACGGCTTCAACTCGTCGTCGGTGTCCGCCCAGGCCGGGGCAGGCGGGCTCGGCGCCCAGTCGGGCAGTGCCTGGTTCCTCGGGACCACCACCACCGTGAACACCGCCTTCGTCAACGCCTACAAGGCCAAGTACAACGCCAACCCCGACCAGTTCGCCGCCCAGGCCTACACCGCCGTCGAGCTGTTCGCCGCCGCCGCCAAGAAGGCCAGCCTGAAGTTCACCAGCGTGGCGGCTGACCGCAGCGCCCTCAAGAACGCCCTGGGGAGCGTCTCGCTGGACACCCCGCTCGGGCCGTTCAGCTTCACGTCCGACCACGACGTGCACCAGCCGATCTACGTCGTGGCCATGGACGGCAAGGGCGGCTTCACCCTGGTGTCCACCGTGCAGCCCTCGTAG
- a CDS encoding branched-chain amino acid ABC transporter permease, with product MLVAASAHTWVSQALNGIFAGSIYALFAAGYTLVFGVLDILNLAHSAVFMVGAVLAYTFAVTFGLPFVLALVAATLACAAIGFGIDRVALRPLRARGAPPLSALLTTLGLSLVFINLAEVRFGANSRALPATVALSGSFSLGGIVIPDAKVATLILSIALAGGLEVLVRRSRAGRAVRAVAENPRAAQLMGIDVDAVIAWTLVISSALGALAGILYGLTQHDINPFMGRDQIELKGLAVIVLGTMGSVRGAVVAGYLLGLAEVAALVIFGSSVSFGVAFAALFLALIAFPNGLFRGQALRRV from the coding sequence GTGCTGGTCGCCGCCTCGGCGCACACCTGGGTCTCGCAGGCACTGAACGGGATCTTCGCGGGCAGCATCTACGCGCTGTTCGCGGCGGGCTACACCCTGGTGTTCGGGGTGCTCGACATCCTGAACCTCGCCCATTCGGCGGTGTTCATGGTGGGGGCGGTGCTGGCGTACACGTTCGCGGTCACCTTCGGCCTGCCGTTCGTCCTGGCCCTGGTTGCCGCCACCCTGGCGTGTGCCGCCATCGGGTTCGGGATCGACCGGGTGGCCCTGCGCCCGCTCCGGGCGCGGGGGGCTCCGCCCCTGAGCGCCCTGCTCACCACCCTCGGGCTCTCGCTGGTGTTCATCAACCTGGCCGAGGTGCGTTTCGGCGCCAACTCCCGGGCCCTCCCGGCCACCGTGGCGCTGTCCGGGTCGTTCTCTCTGGGCGGCATCGTGATACCGGATGCCAAGGTCGCCACGCTGATCCTCAGCATCGCCCTGGCCGGTGGCCTGGAGGTCCTGGTGCGCCGCTCCCGGGCGGGCCGGGCCGTGCGGGCGGTGGCCGAGAACCCCCGGGCCGCCCAGCTCATGGGCATCGACGTCGATGCGGTGATCGCCTGGACGCTCGTCATCTCCTCGGCGCTCGGGGCGCTGGCGGGCATCCTGTACGGGCTCACCCAGCACGACATCAACCCGTTCATGGGGCGGGACCAGATCGAGCTGAAGGGCCTCGCCGTCATCGTGCTCGGGACGATGGGGTCGGTCCGGGGGGCGGTGGTCGCCGGCTACCTGCTCGGCCTCGCCGAGGTCGCCGCCCTCGTCATCTTCGGCTCCAGCGTGTCGTTCGGGGTTGCGTTCGCCGCCCTCTTCCTGGCCCTGATCGCCTTCCCCAACGGTCTGTTCCGGGGCCAGGCCCTGCGGCGGGTCTGA
- a CDS encoding branched-chain amino acid ABC transporter permease has translation MQFFIQLFTDPVGFYQAHQLLLGQIGINALLTLSMYLTLRAGMLTLANVGFMAVGAYTSVLLHLNAHVAVLPALVAGALAAGLVAIPIGVPTLRLSGIYLAIATLGFGQVVVAAILNIPATGQGQGLTIPDASLSTLPTFISLAVVTALCWRLWQTRLGTAWDAIREDPLAAEAQGIDVARYRLLAFVLGAVLAGYAGALEARTNFFIDTSLYTFQRVVGVLVFATLGGIGHVAGPILGAGLLTTVPEVTRFAQLYRDAVYGALLLLLTIFRPAGLITGRRRSGVGHLLRRAVGRRERV, from the coding sequence GTGCAGTTCTTCATCCAGCTCTTCACCGACCCCGTGGGCTTCTACCAGGCCCACCAGCTGCTGCTCGGCCAGATCGGGATCAACGCCCTGCTGACCCTGTCGATGTACCTCACCCTGCGGGCGGGCATGCTCACGCTGGCCAACGTCGGCTTCATGGCGGTGGGGGCCTACACCTCGGTGCTCCTGCACCTCAACGCCCATGTGGCGGTGCTGCCCGCCCTGGTCGCCGGCGCGCTGGCGGCCGGCCTGGTGGCGATCCCGATCGGCGTCCCGACGCTGCGCCTCTCGGGCATCTACCTCGCCATCGCCACCCTCGGCTTCGGCCAGGTGGTGGTGGCGGCCATCCTCAACATCCCGGCCACCGGCCAGGGCCAAGGCCTCACCATCCCGGACGCCAGCCTCTCGACGCTGCCCACGTTCATCTCGCTGGCGGTGGTCACGGCGCTCTGCTGGCGGCTGTGGCAGACGAGGCTGGGCACGGCCTGGGACGCCATCCGGGAGGACCCCCTGGCCGCCGAGGCCCAGGGCATCGACGTCGCCCGCTACCGGCTCCTTGCCTTTGTGCTCGGGGCGGTGCTCGCCGGGTACGCCGGGGCGCTGGAGGCCCGGACCAACTTCTTCATCGACACCTCGCTGTACACCTTCCAGCGGGTGGTGGGCGTCCTGGTGTTCGCCACCCTGGGCGGCATCGGGCACGTGGCCGGGCCGATCCTGGGCGCCGGCCTGCTCACCACGGTCCCCGAGGTGACCCGCTTCGCCCAGCTCTACCGGGACGCGGTGTACGGCGCCCTGTTGCTGCTGCTGACGATCTTCCGCCCCGCCGGCCTCATCACGGGCCGCCGCCGCTCCGGCGTCGGTCACCTGCTCCGCCGGGCAGTCGGCCGCCGGGAGCGGGTGTGA
- a CDS encoding ABC transporter ATP-binding protein, which produces MSLLEAAGVARHFGGVKAVDGVDLSVEEGDFYGLIGPNGSGKTTLVDLVSRFQRADAGRIAFAGQDVTAWPSHRLARTGVARTFQRVRLFGGLSVLENVLAGMQQRPGPGTIAEFLAMPAARSDRAARVEEARALLARVGLPGAGDRTAGELAYGQQRRLELARALALHPRLLILDEPAAGMNEAEMADLGVLFAELHAGGLTVVLVEHHLRLILDVCTKVAVLNYGRKIADGTPTEVLRDEAVAEAYLGTSAVGE; this is translated from the coding sequence GTGAGCCTCCTCGAGGCCGCCGGCGTCGCCCGCCACTTCGGCGGCGTCAAGGCGGTGGACGGCGTGGACCTCAGCGTCGAGGAGGGCGACTTCTACGGGCTGATCGGCCCCAACGGGTCGGGCAAGACCACCCTGGTGGACCTCGTCAGCCGCTTTCAGCGGGCCGACGCCGGGAGGATCGCCTTCGCCGGCCAGGATGTGACCGCCTGGCCCTCCCACCGCCTGGCCCGGACCGGCGTCGCCCGCACCTTCCAGCGGGTGCGGTTGTTCGGCGGCCTCAGCGTCCTGGAGAACGTGCTGGCGGGCATGCAGCAGCGGCCCGGCCCGGGGACGATCGCCGAGTTCCTCGCCATGCCTGCCGCCCGTTCCGACCGTGCCGCCCGGGTGGAGGAGGCGCGGGCCCTGCTGGCGAGGGTCGGCCTGCCCGGCGCCGGGGACCGGACCGCCGGCGAGCTGGCGTACGGGCAGCAGCGCCGATTGGAGCTCGCCCGGGCACTGGCCCTGCACCCCCGGCTGCTGATCCTCGACGAGCCCGCCGCCGGCATGAACGAAGCCGAGATGGCCGACCTCGGTGTCCTGTTCGCCGAGCTGCACGCCGGGGGCCTGACCGTCGTTCTGGTCGAGCACCACCTGCGCCTCATCCTCGACGTGTGCACCAAGGTGGCGGTCCTCAACTACGGCCGCAAGATCGCCGACGGCACCCCGACCGAGGTGCTGCGGGACGAGGCGGTGGCCGAAGCCTATTTGGGCACGAGTGCGGTGGGGGAGTAG
- a CDS encoding ABC transporter ATP-binding protein: MALLEVGRLAVSYGAVQAVVDASLTVDAGEVVAVIGANGAGKSTMLSCLSGLVRPRSGSALFAGRDLARLKPPAIVAAGLVQVPEGREVFARMTVRENLDLGGWRRRDRSALARELDEALGRFPILGRRRDELAGNLSGGEQQVLALARGLLAKPRLLLLDEPSLGLAPILVEEVFGLVAGIRSDETSVLLVEQNARQALARADRAYVMESGRTTLSGSGAELLDNAEVRTAYLGL, translated from the coding sequence GTGGCCCTCCTTGAGGTGGGGCGCCTGGCGGTGTCCTACGGCGCCGTGCAGGCGGTGGTCGATGCCTCCTTGACCGTCGACGCCGGGGAGGTGGTAGCGGTGATCGGGGCCAACGGCGCCGGCAAGTCCACGATGTTGTCGTGCCTCAGCGGCCTGGTGCGGCCCCGCTCGGGCAGCGCCTTGTTTGCGGGCCGGGATCTGGCCCGTCTCAAGCCCCCGGCCATCGTGGCCGCCGGCCTGGTCCAGGTCCCCGAGGGCCGGGAGGTGTTCGCCCGGATGACGGTGCGGGAGAACCTCGACCTGGGCGGCTGGCGCCGCCGGGACCGGTCGGCGCTCGCCCGGGAGCTGGACGAGGCCCTGGGGCGGTTCCCCATCCTCGGCCGGCGCCGGGACGAGCTGGCGGGCAACCTGTCGGGCGGCGAGCAGCAGGTGCTGGCCCTGGCCCGAGGCCTGCTGGCGAAGCCCCGACTCCTGTTGCTGGACGAGCCCTCCCTGGGCCTGGCGCCGATCCTGGTCGAGGAGGTGTTCGGCCTGGTGGCGGGGATCCGCAGCGACGAGACCTCGGTGCTGCTGGTGGAGCAGAACGCTCGCCAGGCCCTGGCCCGGGCGGACCGGGCGTACGTGATGGAGTCCGGCCGGACGACCCTCAGCGGCTCAGGCGCGGAGTTGCTCGACAACGCCGAGGTGCGGACCGCCTACCTTGGGTTGTGA
- a CDS encoding cupin domain-containing protein — protein MEVQKRPPTTKGPAAWFTGDVWIDPIAQGQAPDPMGVAAIHFSPGARTAWHRHAIGQSLYVTEGEGRVQSRGGPAATIRPGDVVRTPGGEWHWHGAAPDHFMTHLSMAEGEAEWGEHVSDEEYSGG, from the coding sequence ATGGAAGTGCAAAAGAGACCCCCGACCACCAAGGGACCCGCCGCCTGGTTCACCGGCGATGTGTGGATCGACCCCATCGCCCAGGGCCAGGCACCGGATCCCATGGGCGTGGCGGCCATCCACTTCTCGCCGGGCGCCCGCACGGCTTGGCACCGCCACGCCATCGGCCAGAGCCTGTACGTGACGGAGGGGGAGGGCCGGGTGCAGTCCCGGGGCGGGCCGGCCGCGACGATCCGGCCGGGCGACGTCGTGCGGACCCCGGGCGGCGAGTGGCACTGGCACGGGGCGGCGCCGGACCACTTCATGACCCACCTCTCGATGGCCGAAGGCGAGGCCGAGTGGGGGGAGCACGTCAGTGACGAGGAATATTCCGGGGGCTGA
- the glgB gene encoding 1,4-alpha-glucan branching protein GlgB codes for MSKSMAPPRRSLLTADDVYLFNEGTHSRLQDHMGAHEVTFGGERGTAFAVWAPNAEGVWVTGDFNGWSKTSHPLEARENSGIWEGFIPGVRRGAVYKYHVASRYAMYRADKADPFALCAEVPPRTASMVWDLDYTWGDAAWMAGRGRLNALDAPQSIYEVHIGSWMRVPEEGSRPLTYRELAPRLCEYVERMGFTHVEFLPVMEHPFFGSWGYQTTGYFAPTSRYGTPQDFMHLIDTLHQHGIGVILDWVPSHFPTDEHGLGFFDGTHLFEHSDPRKGFHPDWNSFIFNYGRNEVRSFLTSSAMHWLSTYHADGLRVDAVASMLYLDYSRKAGEWIPNEHGGRENLEALGFLRKLNETVYRAEPSVQTTAEESTAWPMVSKPTYVGGLGFGFKWDMGWMHDTLSYMSLDPIHRRFHHNLLTFRMLYAYAENYVLPLSHDEITHGKGSLLGKMPGDEQQRFANLRALFGYMWAEAGKKLLFMGGEIAQWNEWYHETSIDWHLLAYGPHAGVQRWVRDLNQAYRSEPALYELDCDPAGFEWVDANDTEASVISLLRKSRSGDTVLVVCNFTPVDRSDYEVGVPVGGWWREILNSNAADYGGTGLGNAGGVASAPVSVHGRPHSLRLTLPGLSCLYFKAPAAG; via the coding sequence ATGAGCAAATCGATGGCTCCACCACGCCGCAGCCTGCTGACCGCAGATGATGTGTACCTCTTCAACGAGGGCACCCACAGCCGGCTGCAGGACCATATGGGCGCCCACGAGGTGACCTTCGGGGGCGAGCGGGGGACCGCGTTTGCCGTCTGGGCGCCCAACGCCGAGGGCGTCTGGGTGACCGGTGACTTCAACGGGTGGTCGAAGACCTCGCACCCGCTGGAGGCCCGGGAGAACTCCGGCATCTGGGAGGGGTTCATCCCCGGGGTGCGCAGGGGGGCCGTGTACAAGTACCACGTCGCCTCCCGTTACGCCATGTACCGGGCGGACAAGGCCGACCCCTTCGCCCTGTGCGCCGAGGTGCCGCCCCGCACCGCCTCGATGGTGTGGGACCTCGACTACACCTGGGGCGACGCGGCCTGGATGGCGGGCCGCGGGCGCCTGAACGCCCTCGATGCCCCCCAGTCGATCTACGAGGTCCACATCGGGTCCTGGATGCGGGTGCCCGAGGAGGGCAGCCGGCCGCTCACCTACCGCGAGCTGGCCCCGAGGCTGTGTGAGTACGTCGAGCGCATGGGCTTCACCCACGTCGAGTTCCTGCCGGTCATGGAGCACCCGTTCTTCGGCTCGTGGGGCTACCAGACCACCGGGTACTTCGCCCCCACCAGCCGCTACGGGACCCCGCAGGACTTCATGCACCTCATCGACACGCTGCACCAGCACGGCATCGGCGTGATCCTGGACTGGGTGCCGTCCCACTTCCCCACCGACGAGCACGGGCTGGGGTTCTTCGACGGCACGCACCTGTTCGAGCACTCCGACCCGCGCAAGGGCTTCCACCCGGACTGGAACAGCTTCATCTTCAACTACGGGCGCAACGAGGTGCGCAGCTTCCTCACCTCCAGCGCGATGCACTGGCTGTCCACCTACCACGCCGACGGGCTCAGGGTGGATGCGGTCGCCTCCATGCTCTACCTCGACTACTCGAGGAAGGCCGGGGAGTGGATCCCCAACGAGCACGGGGGCCGGGAGAACCTCGAGGCGCTGGGCTTCCTGCGCAAGCTGAACGAGACCGTCTACCGGGCCGAGCCGTCGGTGCAGACCACCGCCGAGGAGTCGACCGCCTGGCCGATGGTGTCCAAGCCCACCTACGTCGGGGGCCTAGGGTTCGGCTTCAAGTGGGACATGGGCTGGATGCACGACACCCTGAGCTATATGTCCCTGGACCCCATCCACCGCCGCTTCCACCACAACCTGCTGACCTTCCGCATGCTGTACGCCTACGCGGAGAACTACGTGCTGCCGCTGTCGCACGACGAGATCACGCACGGCAAAGGCTCCCTGCTGGGCAAGATGCCGGGCGACGAGCAGCAGCGGTTCGCCAACCTGCGGGCGCTGTTCGGCTACATGTGGGCCGAGGCGGGCAAGAAGCTGCTGTTCATGGGCGGCGAGATCGCCCAGTGGAACGAGTGGTACCACGAGACCTCGATCGACTGGCACCTGCTGGCCTACGGGCCGCACGCGGGCGTGCAGCGCTGGGTGCGGGACCTGAACCAGGCCTACCGCTCCGAGCCCGCCCTGTACGAGCTGGACTGCGACCCGGCGGGATTCGAGTGGGTGGACGCCAACGACACCGAGGCCTCGGTCATCAGCCTGCTGCGCAAGTCCCGGTCAGGCGACACCGTGCTGGTGGTGTGCAACTTCACGCCGGTGGACCGCTCGGACTACGAGGTCGGCGTGCCCGTGGGCGGCTGGTGGCGGGAGATCCTGAACTCGAACGCCGCCGACTACGGCGGCACCGGGCTGGGGAATGCGGGCGGCGTGGCGTCGGCGCCGGTCAGCGTGCACGGGCGGCCGCACTCCCTGCGCCTGACGCTGCCGGGCCTGTCGTGCCTGTACTTCAAGGCGCCGGCGGCGGGCTGA